The following proteins are co-located in the Lentibacillus sp. JNUCC-1 genome:
- a CDS encoding sulfurtransferase — MSYIISVDRLKNRLENNLNNTLIVDVRFQLNDENAGQKTYLESHIPGAVYLDLKKDLSAKPAKHGGTHPLPDTDTFAAKMGNIGIDEETTVVVYDQNNGMFAPRFWWMLHHLGHDKVYVLDGGFDAWVEAGYETTAEIPDLNPTTFTPNPRQDETVDIDDVKQRSDDVLLIDSRSHERYMGENEPMYSRAGHIPGAKNYFWKNVLDEKGNWKTKDDLAENFKDIPKDTEVIVSCGSGVSACPNVLGLKAAGYTNVKLYPGSFSDWISYEEIPVNKGEE; from the coding sequence ATGTCTTACATTATTAGTGTCGACCGTTTGAAAAATCGTCTGGAAAACAATTTGAATAATACGTTGATCGTTGACGTTCGTTTTCAGCTGAATGACGAGAACGCAGGCCAGAAAACATATCTCGAGAGTCATATTCCCGGTGCCGTATATTTGGATTTGAAAAAAGATCTGTCCGCGAAACCAGCTAAACACGGAGGCACTCATCCCCTGCCCGACACAGACACGTTCGCTGCCAAGATGGGAAACATTGGCATCGATGAAGAGACAACAGTTGTTGTGTATGATCAGAATAACGGAATGTTTGCCCCGCGTTTTTGGTGGATGTTGCACCATTTAGGTCATGATAAAGTTTACGTTCTTGACGGAGGCTTTGATGCATGGGTAGAAGCGGGTTATGAAACGACTGCCGAAATTCCAGATTTGAACCCAACAACATTTACACCAAACCCGAGACAAGATGAGACAGTGGATATAGATGATGTGAAACAAAGAAGTGACGATGTTCTGCTTATTGACTCCCGCTCACACGAACGCTATATGGGCGAGAACGAACCGATGTACAGCAGAGCGGGTCACATCCCAGGTGCCAAGAACTACTTCTGGAAAAATGTCTTGGATGAAAAAGGCAACTGGAAAACAAAAGACGATTTAGCTGAGAATTTTAAAGACATTCCTAAAGACACTGAAGTCATTGTTTCTTGCGGGTCTGGTGTGTCTGCATGCCCAAACGTGCTTGGTTTAAAGGCAGCCGGTTACACCAACGTCAAACTGTATCCCGGCAGTTTCAGCGACTGGATTTCTTATGAAGAAATCCCCGTTAATAAAGGGGAAGAGTAA
- a CDS encoding DNA-3-methyladenine glycosylase I, with the protein MLERCQWAGPDPLYIEYHDHEWGRPHHEDRHLFEMLCLEGAQAGLSWITILKRRDNYRRAFDEFDPKLVSQYDEAKIQSLLKDEGIIRNERKIRSVVKNAQAFLRIQEAYGSFDAYIWQFVGGTPVLNNWPTHEDVPAYTEESTAMSKDLKKRGFSFVGPTICYAYMQATGMVNDHTMNCFLYHGKKDEAQA; encoded by the coding sequence ATGCTCGAGCGCTGCCAATGGGCGGGCCCGGACCCGCTCTATATTGAATATCACGACCATGAATGGGGCAGACCGCATCATGAAGATCGCCATCTGTTTGAGATGCTTTGTTTGGAAGGGGCTCAAGCAGGTTTGAGCTGGATCACAATACTAAAGCGCCGTGACAATTATCGCCGAGCCTTTGATGAATTTGATCCCAAGCTCGTCAGCCAATACGATGAAGCAAAAATTCAGTCTCTGCTCAAAGATGAAGGCATCATACGGAACGAGCGCAAGATCCGTTCTGTTGTTAAAAACGCCCAAGCCTTCCTCCGCATCCAAGAAGCATACGGTAGCTTTGACGCCTACATATGGCAATTTGTCGGAGGCACACCCGTGTTAAACAACTGGCCGACTCATGAAGATGTTCCGGCGTATACAGAAGAATCCACCGCCATGAGCAAAGACTTGAAAAAGCGCGGCTTCTCATTTGTCGGTCCCACGATCTGCTATGCGTACATGCAAGCAACCGGTATGGTGAACGACCACACCATGAACTGCTTTTTGTATCATGGGAAGAAGGATGAAGCACAGGCATAA
- a CDS encoding SDR family oxidoreductase, producing MPKVLVAGATGYLGKHLVQTFKKEGYNVRALVRNEQKLSKTGPFLEPAVDHLVDDVWVGDVTESESIKGVCEGVDFVCSAVGLTRQKGSLTFHDVDYQGNLHLLHEAQKENVGKFMYIHVCGDRQMNNPIVNAKSAFVRELRNSGLNYIVVKPTGYFSDMTEYLKMAQKGRVFLRDKGENRVNPIHGEDLADFCVSALREHDDTVLEVGGPHEYRHAEIGAIAFGVLRKKERYFNIPAPLLLVLLPVLKIFNKKQYALGKFFLDIMTKDILARAYGRKNLSDYFLEYLEADKKS from the coding sequence ATGCCAAAAGTTCTCGTTGCCGGGGCTACGGGCTATTTGGGAAAACATCTTGTACAGACCTTCAAAAAGGAAGGGTATAATGTACGGGCTTTAGTCCGGAATGAACAAAAACTTTCCAAGACTGGCCCATTTTTAGAACCTGCTGTCGATCACTTAGTTGATGACGTGTGGGTGGGTGATGTCACTGAGTCGGAGTCGATCAAAGGCGTTTGTGAAGGTGTTGATTTTGTCTGTTCTGCGGTCGGCCTCACACGCCAAAAGGGCTCTCTCACATTTCATGATGTAGACTATCAAGGAAACCTCCATTTGCTTCATGAAGCTCAGAAAGAAAACGTGGGGAAATTCATGTATATCCATGTTTGTGGCGATCGCCAAATGAATAACCCCATCGTTAACGCAAAATCAGCCTTTGTCCGTGAACTCAGGAACTCCGGGCTCAATTATATCGTTGTGAAACCCACTGGCTATTTCTCGGACATGACTGAATACCTGAAAATGGCCCAGAAAGGCCGGGTATTTCTGCGTGATAAAGGAGAAAACCGTGTTAATCCTATTCACGGCGAAGATCTTGCCGATTTTTGCGTTTCAGCTCTACGGGAACATGATGATACTGTACTCGAAGTCGGGGGACCTCATGAGTATCGGCATGCAGAAATTGGGGCAATCGCGTTTGGGGTCCTTCGAAAAAAAGAACGATATTTTAACATCCCGGCTCCACTCTTGTTGGTCTTACTTCCTGTTCTAAAAATCTTCAATAAAAAGCAGTATGCCCTGGGGAAGTTTTTCCTGGACATTATGACGAAGGACATTTTGGCCCGCGCTTATGGTAGGAAGAATTTAAGCGATTACTTCCTTGAGTACTTGGAAGCCGATAAGAAAAGCTGA
- a CDS encoding PTS transporter subunit IIC has protein sequence MKAFLKKKGVTLSPKDYLITALSYMALGLFSSLIIGLIIKTAGEQMVALGWRSLGASAIEMGTFAMDPKIMGGAIGVAIAYGLKAPPLVMFSALFAGAFGANLGGPAGSYVTALFAIEFGKMVYKTTRVDILVTPLVTIVIGFLVGTFIGPPINTFMVWFGEIINWSTNRQPLVMGILVAVLMGWALTAPISSVAIAFMLSIDGLAAGAAAIGCSAQMIGFAAASYRDNGFGGFLAQGIGTSMLQVANILRKPLIILPPTIAGAGLAPLATVWLKLENNTAGAGMGTSGLVGQIMTFETMGFTWEILIAILMLHIVAPALISLALAEWFRKKGWIKSGDMRIETE, from the coding sequence ATGAAAGCGTTTTTAAAAAAGAAAGGGGTCACACTGTCACCAAAGGATTATCTGATTACAGCGTTAAGCTACATGGCGCTAGGGCTGTTTTCATCATTGATTATTGGACTGATCATCAAAACTGCCGGTGAACAGATGGTTGCGCTTGGTTGGAGGAGCTTGGGCGCATCTGCCATTGAAATGGGTACCTTTGCCATGGATCCGAAAATTATGGGTGGCGCAATTGGCGTGGCGATTGCTTATGGTTTAAAAGCCCCACCGCTCGTTATGTTTTCGGCATTGTTTGCTGGGGCGTTTGGTGCGAATTTGGGAGGCCCCGCCGGCAGCTATGTCACTGCCTTGTTCGCGATTGAATTTGGAAAAATGGTTTATAAGACAACACGAGTAGATATTTTGGTAACGCCGCTCGTCACGATTGTTATCGGATTTCTGGTGGGAACATTCATCGGACCGCCCATCAACACGTTTATGGTCTGGTTTGGTGAGATCATCAATTGGTCCACCAACAGGCAGCCGCTTGTCATGGGCATTCTTGTCGCGGTTTTGATGGGATGGGCTTTAACGGCACCGATATCCAGTGTTGCGATCGCATTCATGCTTTCAATAGACGGACTCGCGGCCGGGGCTGCTGCCATTGGCTGTTCTGCTCAGATGATCGGGTTCGCAGCGGCAAGCTACAGGGACAACGGATTCGGCGGATTCCTCGCACAAGGCATCGGGACATCAATGCTGCAAGTCGCCAATATTCTCAGGAAACCGCTGATCATTCTCCCGCCAACGATCGCCGGTGCCGGACTCGCCCCGTTAGCAACGGTGTGGCTAAAACTTGAAAATAACACAGCCGGCGCCGGCATGGGGACAAGCGGTCTTGTCGGACAGATTATGACGTTTGAGACAATGGGCTTCACATGGGAAATTCTAATTGCCATCCTGATGCTTCATATCGTCGCTCCAGCTCTGATTAGCTTGGCCCTTGCCGAATGGTTCCGGAAAAAAGGCTGGATTAAGTCGGGAGATATGCGGATTGAAACGGAATAA
- a CDS encoding fructosamine kinase family protein has translation MHPLIQTALDKTGDTTTIQSATSVQGGSINESFRVETEASVYFIKYHEAAPERFFELEAKGLELIRNTGTINAPLAFTYQDKPGESFLVLEWIEGRETKGTQAVLGEKLAALHSTSAEQHGFHDNTYIGLLDQPNDLYDNWLSYYRDKRLGGQLDYGIHHGTITGHRRDLLEKLLTRLETWIPENVTPSPLHGDLWGGNWLAGPGGEPYLIDPSFLYGDRYFELAFTELFGGFSKSFYDAYAANAPISSDYETVKPLYQLYYLLVHLNIFGEMYGARVDEVLERYVG, from the coding sequence ATGCATCCATTAATCCAAACAGCGCTGGACAAAACAGGTGACACGACCACGATCCAATCAGCGACAAGCGTTCAAGGCGGATCAATTAATGAAAGCTTCCGTGTGGAGACAGAGGCGTCCGTCTATTTCATTAAATATCACGAAGCGGCACCGGAGCGGTTTTTCGAACTGGAAGCTAAGGGGCTAGAGCTCATTCGTAACACGGGTACTATTAATGCGCCCCTAGCCTTTACCTACCAAGACAAACCGGGTGAATCATTCCTCGTTCTTGAATGGATCGAAGGCCGTGAGACAAAAGGAACTCAAGCTGTCCTCGGTGAAAAACTAGCAGCACTGCACAGCACATCAGCTGAGCAACATGGGTTCCATGACAATACATATATCGGGCTCCTAGACCAGCCAAATGACCTCTACGATAATTGGCTGTCTTACTATCGTGACAAACGCCTTGGCGGCCAGCTGGATTACGGCATCCACCATGGCACCATTACCGGGCACCGCCGTGACTTATTAGAAAAATTACTTACCCGTCTGGAGACATGGATCCCTGAAAACGTAACCCCGTCTCCGCTACACGGTGATTTATGGGGCGGCAATTGGCTGGCGGGCCCGGGTGGTGAACCCTATCTGATTGACCCGTCTTTTTTATACGGTGATCGGTATTTCGAATTGGCATTCACCGAGTTGTTCGGTGGCTTCTCCAAATCATTCTATGACGCCTATGCTGCCAATGCGCCTATAAGTTCCGATTACGAAACGGTCAAACCATTGTATCAGCTGTACTATCTGCTTGTTCACTTAAATATTTTCGGCGAAATGTATGGGGCCCGGGTGGATGAAGTTTTAGAACGGTATGTCGGGTGA
- a CDS encoding D-alanyl-D-alanine carboxypeptidase family protein: protein MKTYTRLTIMITFLLIAGTACAPADNNNQENINKNTNEQPTETADTNDKGEDNDMGEQEALVWPDAHLQKQDTGDAVSELQQSLIKLGYDMDASGTYDMATTNAITDIQLQLDPIMALGVYNAETREALTELDQETFAAKVTPGNKLPVHEAQPVSGSNERGTPVITNPYDQLALVNKSHALPADYTPIDLKVPDVRFPFEEDLPKKKMRIVAADALEDLFKAAEKAGHTLYAQSGYRAYDTQVRLFNNYAEKHGEEAANNFSARPGESEHQSGLTMDITSESVNFRLVTDFGKTPEGQWVKEHAADFGFIIRYPKGKEDITQYQYEPWHLRYVGKQAAQQLRESGQTLDQYLGEG, encoded by the coding sequence TTGAAAACATACACACGATTAACGATTATGATCACTTTTTTACTCATAGCAGGAACAGCCTGTGCCCCTGCTGACAATAACAATCAAGAAAATATCAATAAGAACACAAATGAACAGCCCACAGAAACGGCTGATACGAATGATAAGGGAGAAGATAATGACATGGGAGAGCAAGAAGCACTTGTCTGGCCGGATGCTCATCTTCAGAAACAAGACACGGGGGATGCTGTAAGCGAACTGCAGCAATCTTTAATAAAGCTCGGCTATGATATGGACGCAAGCGGCACCTATGACATGGCTACGACCAATGCTATTACTGATATCCAGTTGCAACTTGATCCCATTATGGCGCTTGGCGTTTATAACGCGGAAACGCGCGAGGCCTTGACAGAACTGGACCAAGAAACATTCGCTGCCAAGGTTACACCCGGGAACAAATTGCCTGTACACGAGGCTCAGCCAGTCTCGGGATCGAACGAAAGAGGCACGCCTGTTATCACAAATCCCTACGATCAGCTCGCATTAGTTAATAAATCGCACGCGTTACCAGCCGACTATACACCAATCGATCTCAAAGTTCCTGACGTTCGTTTTCCATTTGAAGAGGATTTGCCAAAGAAAAAAATGCGGATAGTCGCTGCCGATGCTCTTGAAGACCTATTCAAAGCAGCAGAAAAAGCCGGCCATACCTTGTACGCCCAGTCCGGTTACAGGGCATATGACACCCAAGTTCGCCTATTCAACAATTACGCCGAAAAGCACGGTGAAGAAGCAGCCAACAACTTCAGCGCCCGCCCTGGCGAAAGTGAACACCAGTCAGGGCTTACCATGGACATTACCAGTGAATCCGTCAACTTTCGCTTGGTCACAGATTTTGGTAAAACCCCTGAAGGTCAATGGGTGAAAGAACATGCAGCTGATTTCGGGTTCATCATTCGCTATCCGAAAGGCAAAGAAGACATCACCCAATACCAATATGAACCTTGGCACTTGCGTTATGTCGGAAAGCAAGCTGCTCAACAACTCAGGGAAAGCGGACAAACACTCGATCAATATTTGGGAGAAGGATAA
- a CDS encoding nucleoside deaminase: MDQFMKRAVELAADTVREGGQPFGAVLVKDGEVITEGANEVHKVYDVSAHAELVAIRKAQEKLQTHDLSGYVMYASGEPCPMCLTAMFYAGLQKAIIVLLWKKRLMLVLGLL; the protein is encoded by the coding sequence ATGGATCAATTTATGAAGCGAGCTGTGGAACTGGCAGCCGATACAGTCAGAGAAGGCGGTCAGCCATTTGGCGCTGTGCTCGTAAAAGACGGAGAGGTCATAACAGAAGGTGCCAATGAGGTGCATAAAGTATACGATGTCAGCGCCCATGCCGAACTTGTGGCCATCCGCAAAGCACAGGAAAAGCTGCAAACACACGACTTATCAGGTTATGTCATGTATGCAAGCGGTGAGCCGTGCCCGATGTGTTTGACCGCTATGTTTTACGCGGGATTACAGAAGGCTATTATTGTTCTCCTATGGAAGAAGCGGCTGATGTTGGTCTTGGGGCTTCTGTAA
- a CDS encoding methyl-accepting chemotaxis protein — translation MKKSLLKKKKVHKKKSEKRKSGAWRNLSIGRKYTAVFLLIGVLFITAGSLAFYQLQEGQNDVGTIEDEGKNINSMLEIATLMQNKYLDVSYYVSTTSDKYRTSFQETQESLIQLENQMEGRFSSAEMKEIFAEIRSDNEKIDQLFLNAVVNAVENNNMSTAMKQNNSVAEATSANIEKVTELTKMMHKEQSGLVTNANQNIGSAIWVLTGVIAAALIIGIIFMYFVSKSVTSNLKKVVVTTSEVAKGNLAVADVDYSSRDEIGQLAAAVNQMKTNIRQIVGNVSNVSGRVSNQSTALNRAAEEVKAGNEQVASTMEELSTGAETQANSASHLSEEMSDFLQRIQASEKNGQEIARTSQDVSRLTTDGASMMEQSTAQMKRIDDIVTDAVEKVQGLDKHSDEISKLVLVIKDIADQTNLLSLNAAIEAARAGEHGKGFAVVADEVRKLAEQVANSVTEITYIVDNIQNETSHVVVSLNTGYDEVKTGSEQMEATGKSFTTINEAVADMADKIHGISENLQEIAQNGGNMNNLIEDIASVSEESAAGVEQAAASAQETSSSMEEVSESAHQLAALAEQMNDEIKAFKL, via the coding sequence ATGAAAAAGAGTCTGTTAAAGAAAAAGAAAGTGCACAAAAAGAAATCAGAAAAGAGGAAAAGTGGGGCTTGGCGTAATCTGTCGATCGGGCGGAAGTATACAGCAGTCTTCTTATTGATTGGTGTTCTGTTTATTACAGCTGGCAGTCTGGCATTCTACCAGCTGCAGGAGGGGCAGAATGATGTCGGAACGATTGAGGACGAGGGCAAGAATATCAATAGCATGCTGGAAATTGCTACACTCATGCAGAACAAATACCTTGATGTCTCCTACTATGTTTCCACCACAAGCGATAAATACCGAACATCTTTTCAAGAAACCCAGGAGTCACTGATCCAGCTTGAGAATCAAATGGAGGGCCGGTTCTCTTCTGCTGAGATGAAAGAGATCTTTGCTGAAATCAGGTCTGACAATGAAAAGATTGATCAGCTATTTCTGAATGCTGTGGTGAATGCAGTTGAGAATAATAATATGTCAACGGCGATGAAACAGAATAATAGTGTTGCAGAAGCCACATCCGCCAACATTGAAAAAGTGACAGAGCTTACCAAGATGATGCACAAAGAGCAATCTGGTCTCGTTACGAATGCGAATCAAAACATCGGATCAGCGATTTGGGTGCTTACAGGCGTCATTGCAGCTGCACTTATCATTGGAATTATATTTATGTATTTTGTCAGCAAATCTGTGACATCTAATTTGAAAAAAGTTGTTGTGACCACGTCTGAGGTGGCAAAAGGGAATCTGGCTGTTGCCGATGTTGATTACAGCAGCCGTGACGAAATTGGGCAATTGGCCGCTGCAGTGAATCAAATGAAAACAAACATACGGCAGATCGTCGGTAATGTTTCTAACGTATCCGGCAGAGTGTCGAACCAAAGCACAGCCCTGAACCGTGCTGCTGAAGAAGTGAAGGCCGGCAATGAACAAGTAGCTTCAACGATGGAAGAATTGTCAACAGGTGCAGAAACACAAGCCAATTCGGCTTCTCATTTGTCTGAGGAAATGAGTGATTTTCTGCAACGGATCCAGGCATCTGAGAAAAACGGCCAAGAGATCGCCCGTACCTCTCAGGACGTTTCCCGCCTGACCACAGACGGGGCCTCAATGATGGAGCAGTCGACAGCACAAATGAAGCGTATTGATGACATCGTGACAGATGCCGTCGAGAAAGTTCAAGGGCTGGACAAGCATTCTGATGAAATCTCAAAACTTGTGTTGGTGATTAAGGATATCGCTGATCAGACAAATCTCTTGTCTTTAAACGCGGCGATCGAAGCTGCCCGTGCTGGTGAGCATGGCAAAGGATTTGCTGTAGTAGCTGATGAGGTACGAAAACTGGCTGAGCAGGTTGCCAATTCTGTTACGGAAATCACCTACATCGTTGACAACATCCAAAATGAAACGAGTCATGTCGTCGTGTCCCTGAATACAGGCTATGATGAAGTCAAGACCGGGTCAGAGCAAATGGAAGCCACTGGCAAAAGCTTTACGACGATTAATGAGGCGGTGGCGGACATGGCTGATAAGATCCATGGAATTTCAGAGAATCTGCAGGAGATTGCTCAAAATGGCGGGAACATGAACAATTTAATTGAAGACATTGCATCTGTGTCTGAAGAATCAGCAGCTGGCGTTGAACAAGCTGCAGCCTCAGCACAGGAGACATCAAGTTCGATGGAGGAAGTGTCAGAGAGCGCTCATCAATTGGCCGCGTTGGCTGAACAGATGAATGATGAAATAAAGGCATTCAAGCTTTGA
- a CDS encoding DUF2269 family protein, producing the protein MTLYEILIFIHILAAILGMGPGFVMTFIIDRATTMTELRHGFALRRRIHMFIIVGAVLLLVTGIGMALINTALLHQGWYILSLILFFAILAAGPLLLRPLMTPIKVILRTHKSEAIPAEYKQLSKKLFIVEHATNVLIIVIIVLMVLKPF; encoded by the coding sequence ATGACATTATACGAAATTCTTATTTTTATTCATATATTAGCGGCCATTCTTGGTATGGGACCTGGCTTTGTTATGACATTCATTATTGATCGCGCAACCACTATGACAGAGCTCCGACACGGTTTCGCACTGCGTCGTCGTATTCATATGTTTATCATTGTCGGCGCTGTTTTGCTGCTGGTCACAGGCATCGGCATGGCGCTTATCAACACGGCTCTGTTGCACCAAGGGTGGTATATTCTCAGCCTGATCTTATTCTTCGCGATCCTCGCTGCCGGCCCCTTGCTGCTTCGGCCTTTGATGACACCGATTAAAGTGATCTTGAGAACCCATAAGAGTGAAGCCATTCCCGCCGAATACAAACAGCTCTCCAAAAAGTTGTTTATCGTCGAACACGCAACCAACGTACTCATCATCGTCATTATTGTGCTCATGGTTTTAAAACCTTTTTGA
- a CDS encoding HD domain-containing protein → MRKVTLEEVFNHPVTQKYVGRSGMAHAISVAEYAYIFAGQYGVDPDRATKAALLHDVGHYTWYREGEWDYELYKENDIHAIKGANRAHKLLVRIGEYPQAAKDIAIAILLHTDSYLPKGSLELNALQQVVALADEADEQKGGKHHYKTISHEAALERIRALDAAIDQKMAQENV, encoded by the coding sequence ATGCGAAAAGTAACGTTGGAAGAAGTGTTTAATCATCCGGTGACGCAAAAATATGTAGGGCGTTCAGGCATGGCCCATGCTATTTCGGTTGCGGAATATGCTTACATTTTCGCCGGGCAATACGGTGTTGACCCCGACAGAGCCACGAAAGCCGCGTTGTTGCATGATGTTGGCCATTACACATGGTATCGTGAAGGGGAATGGGACTATGAGCTGTATAAAGAAAATGATATTCATGCGATTAAGGGTGCCAACAGGGCTCATAAATTGCTTGTGAGAATCGGCGAGTACCCACAAGCTGCAAAAGATATCGCCATTGCCATCCTCCTGCACACAGATTCTTACCTCCCAAAAGGCAGCCTCGAATTGAATGCACTTCAGCAAGTTGTGGCACTTGCCGACGAAGCCGACGAACAAAAGGGCGGCAAGCATCATTATAAAACCATTTCACACGAGGCAGCACTTGAGCGCATTCGGGCCCTTGATGCTGCCATTGATCAAAAAATGGCACAGGAAAATGTGTGA
- a CDS encoding YbjQ family protein, with the protein MLIVTMNDIPGKTIKEVKGLVQGSTVQTRHVGRDIGAGLKTLVGGEIEGYSDLMKQARNISRERMIEEAQQLGANAIVAARYQTSQVMNSAAEVIAYGTAVVVE; encoded by the coding sequence ATGTTAATCGTCACAATGAACGATATTCCTGGCAAGACCATTAAAGAGGTGAAGGGACTTGTTCAAGGGAGCACTGTTCAGACACGGCATGTCGGCCGTGATATCGGTGCGGGTTTGAAGACGTTGGTAGGTGGTGAGATCGAAGGCTACTCCGATCTCATGAAACAGGCGCGTAACATTTCCCGCGAAAGAATGATTGAAGAGGCTCAACAACTCGGCGCCAACGCGATTGTTGCTGCACGCTACCAGACGTCACAGGTGATGAACTCCGCTGCCGAAGTGATTGCTTATGGGACAGCGGTTGTGGTGGAGTAA
- a CDS encoding nitroreductase family protein translates to MEQTKEKSALVQVIRERRAVKKGYNDQEVKEAVVRELLEDAIWAPTHKMRQPWRFVFVGADQLPDFAKKVAATYPEERQANREMVLREPSAILVVLMDEADSQKQWEENFGAVASMIQNFWLLAWEKELGAVWKTNSHIYDEAVKQIVGAGPNEKIAGFVHLGYFDTPPAKKERMSLDEKFTSYQD, encoded by the coding sequence ATGGAACAAACAAAGGAAAAATCAGCTCTGGTGCAAGTCATCCGTGAACGCCGAGCGGTTAAGAAAGGCTATAACGATCAGGAGGTTAAAGAAGCGGTAGTCCGTGAACTACTGGAAGATGCCATTTGGGCCCCAACGCACAAGATGCGGCAGCCCTGGCGCTTTGTATTTGTCGGAGCCGACCAACTGCCTGACTTTGCTAAAAAAGTGGCGGCCACCTATCCGGAAGAACGCCAGGCGAACCGGGAGATGGTGTTGCGTGAACCCAGTGCCATTCTCGTGGTACTTATGGATGAAGCCGATTCTCAGAAACAGTGGGAAGAAAACTTTGGTGCAGTTGCCAGCATGATTCAAAACTTCTGGCTGCTTGCCTGGGAGAAGGAGCTCGGCGCTGTCTGGAAAACCAATTCACATATCTATGATGAAGCGGTTAAACAAATTGTCGGGGCCGGACCCAATGAAAAGATCGCCGGTTTTGTCCATCTTGGCTATTTCGACACGCCGCCAGCGAAAAAAGAGCGCATGTCCCTTGATGAGAAATTTACGAGTTATCAAGATTAA
- a CDS encoding MFS transporter has translation MDGYEPTENRLKLMSGILFWCALVVVSSAYVTTPLTGIFEQGFDVSSTRAVLPTSLFSLFYALGFLFFGPVSDRFGRKETLVAGFASLTIATLCTGMVSQFGTFLFWRSVQGFAAACFAPTALAYVFDVYPRRKIGGVVGLISFGYVASGIFGQVVAEWIGQTFDWHLVFYLFTIFYAASFIAIIALLPLAKRQVKHQQAVRHFLHGTKTVFQHRGLLKCYCITVLLLLIFIGMYTILGDMLVRAPFNLDDGAVMMVRAAGLIGMLCSLFAGKFITAFGKERILQSGLLLSVGGLLMLGLVNGVGLITLASIIYVAGMSLIFPAIMMMIGDFSGGVRGVANAWYAFILFAGATVGPMCAVGIAEITGPRLAVVLLGGVLAIALGIALTFKQYGDERKDGLHE, from the coding sequence ATGGATGGCTATGAACCAACTGAAAATCGCTTAAAACTCATGTCGGGAATTCTGTTCTGGTGTGCACTCGTTGTCGTCTCCAGCGCTTATGTCACGACGCCTTTGACAGGCATTTTTGAGCAGGGATTTGACGTGTCCTCAACGCGAGCGGTGCTGCCGACAAGCCTTTTTTCCTTGTTTTATGCGCTGGGATTTTTATTTTTTGGTCCCGTTTCAGATCGATTTGGCCGAAAAGAAACACTCGTAGCCGGGTTTGCCTCGTTAACCATCGCAACCCTTTGCACAGGGATGGTTAGTCAGTTCGGCACATTTCTGTTTTGGCGCAGTGTGCAGGGATTTGCAGCAGCCTGTTTTGCACCAACAGCACTCGCCTATGTGTTTGACGTTTATCCCAGGCGAAAGATCGGAGGAGTGGTTGGACTCATCAGTTTTGGCTACGTTGCGTCGGGAATCTTTGGGCAAGTGGTTGCTGAATGGATTGGTCAAACGTTTGATTGGCACTTGGTCTTTTACCTGTTCACGATCTTTTATGCCGCTTCTTTTATTGCCATCATCGCCCTTCTGCCGCTCGCCAAAAGACAGGTCAAACATCAACAGGCTGTTCGGCATTTCTTACATGGAACGAAAACAGTGTTTCAGCATCGCGGATTGTTAAAGTGTTACTGCATTACCGTTCTGCTTTTGCTCATTTTTATTGGCATGTATACGATCCTAGGCGATATGCTCGTCCGCGCACCTTTTAATCTGGATGATGGTGCTGTCATGATGGTCCGTGCTGCCGGTTTGATCGGAATGCTCTGTTCACTCTTTGCTGGAAAATTTATTACAGCTTTCGGAAAAGAACGGATCTTGCAATCAGGATTGTTATTATCGGTAGGCGGACTGCTCATGCTTGGTCTCGTTAACGGGGTGGGATTGATCACCTTAGCAAGCATCATATACGTCGCCGGAATGTCACTCATCTTTCCAGCGATTATGATGATGATCGGCGATTTTTCCGGCGGGGTGCGGGGCGTGGCCAATGCGTGGTATGCATTTATCCTGTTTGCCGGGGCTACAGTCGGACCCATGTGCGCGGTTGGTATTGCTGAGATCACTGGACCCCGTTTGGCAGTTGTGCTCCTGGGCGGTGTGCTCGCTATTGCGTTGGGGATTGCGTTGACGTTTAAACAATATGGTGATGAGAGGAAGGACGGATTACATGAGTAA